A stretch of the Nematostella vectensis chromosome 1, jaNemVect1.1, whole genome shotgun sequence genome encodes the following:
- the LOC5514462 gene encoding pumilio homolog 3 produces the protein MAAENDRSAGRGKKRGSVDNKKPNKKIKSGGKFDSKKAKGKKVFHKKDSKERSKRTPFPKQKKFGNKSNSKDVKFSTPKASSNKDTKPSEGDTEDKQDIWKMKKKERKEYRKKHDESYDLIHSLKQHYETLRRNDVAKSQKVKLISDILKLIAGHTHEVIFKHDTGRVMQSCIKFGTPAQKQALFEQFKDDLSDMLKSKYSKFFVKKMLKYGTKEQRNTIIKCFHGKVRKLIRHKEASEIMEAIYTDYAVAAQKASLIQEFYGPEFAVFKTLDNRNLAKILAEQPEKKDEILRNLKEALGPLTDKSVITHNIVHRVLSEYMTFADDNAKSEMIEAIKECVVLILHTHDGSRVAMHCLWNGSTKDRKTILKTFKTYIPKICKEEYGHLVMLSLFDVVDDTVLVKKIIFPEIIANLKDIAQDTYGRKVLLYLLMPRASTHFHPDIVELLKKGDNNQYSKKDPELRRKELLDAISPSLVQLVCDHGEELMMDKGTCQLVMAALSNCTGDVVSAMKAIAKAANKALDASSVDEEDHLVKSASGHFALKRLILQDKDKLEAGKDVFFSRTLLDVLDSGTLLEWCKVNRGAFVVASLLESTVPGVADQAKKQLKPHVNKIKEHTSKGAEIVLKLLSR, from the exons atggcggccgagAATGATAG AAGTGCCGGTCGGGGTAAAAAGAGAGGAAGTGTAGATAACAAAAAGCCCAACAAGAAGATCAAGTCCGGTGGAAAGTTTGACTCGAAGAAAGCAAAAGGAAAGAAAGTTTTTCACAAAAAAGATTCCAAAGAAAGAAGCAAGAGGACGCCATTTCCTAAACAAAAGAAGTTTGGTAACAAGAGTAATAGTAAAGATGTAAAATTTTCCACTCCAAAAGCCTCAAGTAACAAAGACACTAAACCATCTGAAGGAG ATACAGAAGATAAACAGGATATATGGAAGATGAAGaaaaaggagagaaaagaATATAGAAAGAAACATGATGAGAGTTATGATCTTATCCATTCCCTGAAGCAGCATTATGAGACACTAAGAAG GAATGATGTTGCAAAATCACAGAAAGTCAAGCTGATTAGTGACATCCTCAAGCTAATAGCTGGACACACCCATGAG GTGATCTTCAAACATGATACTGGGAGAGTTATGCAGAGTTGCATCAAGTTTGGAACTCCTGCACAGAAGCAAGCACTGTTTGAGCAGTTCAAAG ATGATTTGAGTGACATGTTGAAGTCAAAATATTCAAAGTTTTTTGTGAAAAAGATGTTGAAGTATGG GACCAAAGAGCAAAGAAATACTATCATCAAATGTTTCCATGGCAAAGTGCGAAAGCTGATCAGACACAAG GAAGCATCTGAGATCATGGAAGCAATTTATACAGACTACGCTGTGGCTGCTCAGAAGGCTTCTTTGATTCAAGAATTTTATGGACCAGAATTTGCTGTCTTCAAG ACATTAGATAACAGAAACCTTGCCAAGATATTGGCTGAGCAACCTGAAAAGAAAGACGAAATCCttagaaacttgaaggaagcTTTAGGACCTTTGACGGACAA atCTGTGATAACTCACAATATTGTGCACAGAGTTTTGTCTGAGTATATGACATTCGCTGATGATAATGCCAAAAGT GAGATGATTGAAGCCATAAAGGAATGTGTTGTACTCATACTACACACTCACGATGGATCCAGAGTGGCTATGCATTGCCTTTGGAATGGAAGCACCAAG GATCGTAAAACTATACTGAAGACATTCAAGACTTATATTCCAAAGATATGTAAG GAAGAGTATGGCCATCTCGTAATGCTTTCCCTTTTTGATGTGGTAGATGACACAGTACTTGTCAAGAAGATCATTTTTCCT GAAATAATAGCCAACCTAAAAGACATAGCACAAGACACATATGGACGTAAAGTGCTGTTGTACCTACTCATGCCGCGGGCATCCACCCACTTCCACCCTGATATTGTAGAGCTACTGAAGAAAGGAGACAATAACCAATACAG TAAGAAAGACCCAGAGTTGAGAAGAAAGGAGTTGCTGGATGCCATATCTCCGAGTCTTGTGCAGCTTGTATGTGATCATGGCGAGGAGCTGATGATGGACAAGGGAACATGCCAACTGGTCATGGCCGCTCTTAGTAATTGTACTG GAGATGTTGTTTCTGCTATGAAGGCAATTGCTAAAGCAGCCAACAAAGCTTTGGATGCATCATCAGTAGATGAAGAG GACCATCTAGTTAAGAGTGCCAGTGGACATTTTGCCCTGAAGAGGCTCATTCTACAGGATAAGGATAAACTGGAGGCTGGCAAAGATG TGTTTTTCTCACGTACACTTCTTGACGTCCTTGACTCTGGAACACTGCTAGAGTGGTGCAAAGTGAACAGAGGAGCCTTTGTCGTTGCCAG CTTATTAGAGAGTACTGTGCCAGGCGTAGCTGATCAGGCCAAGAAACAGCTCAAGCCCCACGTCAACAAGATTAAGGAACACACCAGCAAAGGGGCAGAAATCGTGCTGAAGTTGTTGTCAAGGTGA